The Kosakonia sp. SMBL-WEM22 sequence CGCTGGAAGATCAGCCCGCGGTGAAGCAGGCGGCAACGGAAGTGCGTAATAGCTGGCTGGCCCTGCAGCGTACCAAAATTGTCAGCCCGCTTACCGGGTATGTCTCCCGCCGCGCGGTGCAGCCTGGCGCGCAGATCACTACGTCGACTCCGTTGATGGCTGTGGTCCCGGCAACCAATCTCTGGGTGGATGCGAACTTTAAAGAGACGCAGCTTGCGCATATGCGTATCGGCCAGACCGCGACCATCATCAGCGATTTTTATGGTGATGAGGTTGAGTACAAAGGCAAAGTGGTGGGTCTCGATATGGGTACCGGCAGCGCCTTCTCCCTGCTACCCGCGCAGAACGCGACCGGGAACTGGATCAAAGTGGTTCAGCGACTGCCGGTGCGTGTCGAGCTTGATGCCCAACAGCTCTCAGATCATCCGCTGCGTATTGGCCTGTCAACGACGGTGAAGGTTGATACCTCTGCCCGCGATGGCGCCGTGCTGGCGAAGCAGACGCGCACTACGCCTGCTTATGAGAGTAACGCGCGGGAGATCAATCTTGAGCCAGTCAACACGCTTATCAATAACATCGTGAAAGCCAACGCCGGGTAATCTTATATGAGTGCCATGCAACAGAAACCGCTGGAAGGCGCGCAGCTGGTCATTATGACCATTGCACTTTCACTCGCGACCTTCATGCAGGTGCTGGATTCCACCATCGCCAACGTGGCTATCCCGACGATCGCCGGCAACCTTGGCTCTTCGCTGAGCCAGGGAACCTGGGTGATCACCTCCTTCGGGGTGGCGAACGCCATCTCAATCCCGATTACCGGCTGGCTGGCAAAACGCTTCGGCGAAGTGCGGCTCTTTCTCTGGTCGACGGTGGCGTTTGCCATCGCCTCCTGGGCGTGCGGCGTCTCTAACAGCCTCGGGATGCTGATCTTCTTCCGCGTCATCCAGGGGATTGTTGCCGGGCCGCTGATCCCGCTTTCGCAGAGCCTGTTGCTAAGTAACTACCCGCCGGCGAAACGCTCCATCGCGCTGGCGCTCTGGTCAATGACGGTAATTGTCGCGCCGATTTGCGGGCCGATCCTCGGCGGCTATATCAGCGATAACTACCACTGGGGCTGGATCTTCTTTATCAACGTGCCGATTGGCGCGCTGGTGGTGCTGCTGACGCTGCAAAGCCTGCGCGGACGCGAGACGCGTACCGAGCAGCGGCGTATTGATGGCGTTGGCCTCGCATTACTGGTGGTGGGTATCGGCAGCCTGCAGGTGATGCTCGACCAGGGGAAAGAGCTGGACTGGTTCAACTCGACCGAGATTATTGTGCTGACGATTGTCGCGGTGATCTCCCTGAGCTTTCTGGTGGTGTGGGAGCTTACTGACGATAACCCGATTGTCGATCTCTCGCTGTTTAAGTCGCGGAACTTCACCATCGGCTGCCTGTGTATCAGCCTTGCCTATATGCTCTACTTCGGCGCAATTGTTTTGCTGCCGCAGCTGTTGCAGGAGGTGTATGGCTATACCGCAACCTGGGCCGGGCTGGCCTCTGCGCCGGTCGGGGTGATCCCGGTGCTGCTGTCGCCGATTATTGGGCGCTTTGCGCACAAGCTGGACATGCGTCGGCTGGTGACCTTTAGCTTTATTATGTATGCGGTGTGCTTCTACTGGCGCGCCTATACATTTGAGCCGGGAATGGATTTTGGTGCGTCAGCGTGGCCACAGTTTATTCAGGGCTTCGCCGTGGCCTGCTTCTTTATGCCACTGACGACGATTACCCTCTCCGGGTTGCCGCCGGAGCGCCTGGCGGCGGCCTCCAGTTTGTCGAACTTTATGCGAACGCTGGCAGGCTCCATTGGTACCTCCATCACCACGACGCTGTGGACCAACCGTGAATCGATGCACCATGCGCAGCTGACGGAGTCCGTTAACCCCTATAACCCGAACGCGCAGGAGATGTATAACCAGCTGCAGGGAATGGGGATGTCGCAACAGCAGTCGTCAGGCTGGATTGCTCAGCAGATTACTAATCAGGGGCTGATTATTTCGGCGAACGAGATTTTCTGGGTTTCGGCGGGAGTCTTCCTGATACTGCTTGGGCTAGTTTGGTTCGCCAAACCTCCCTTTGGCGCAGGCAGTAGCGGCGGCGCGCATTAACGCCCAGTAAAAACGCCTCCGCAGGGAGGCGTTTTTTTATTTCACAATACCAAGGATCTCAAGCGTCATGATGGATGCCACGCCCGGTGGCACCATACCCGGGATCCCCTGCTCGCCGTAAGCCAGCTCAGCGGGGGTATAGATGCGGATCCGCCCCCCCACCACCACTTTTTCAATGCCTGTGCGCATCAGCGGCGGCAGCTCGCTAACCCGCCCGCTGTGTACCGCGCCGCGCGACAGCACCTTGCCGGAACTGAGCTTCTCATCAACCCGGAAGCGAATCACATCGCTGGAAAGCAGTGCAACGCCCTGCCCTTTTTTCTCCACCAGATAGACGATGCCGTTGGCGGTGCGCTCAGCGCCTTTCAGCTTTGCCGCCTCGGCCAGCAGCTTTTGTGCCTGTTTCTTGTTCTGCGCCAGCTCGTTTTTCTGCGCATCGCCCATCTTTTTATTCAGGCTTTGCAGCACCTTTTCGATATCGTCGTTTTTCATTTGCAGGCTGCCAGCGAACTTATCCTGAAAGCCCTGTAAAAATGCCTCTGGCAGATATTTTTGCCCGGAGTGGGTCAGCGTAACGCTCTCCTGCTGCGCTTTCGCCGCAAACCAGGCGCCCCAGGCGTAGTTCATCTTCGCGGCGGAGGATTTGTTCTCTGCCAGCAGATAGTGGCCCTGCGTTTTTTGCGGCGCTAACGGCGCAGCACTCTTCAGTTCAGCCTGCGCTTTCTCTTCTGTGCGCTGTTTGAGCTGTGACTCCAGCGTGGCGATACGTGCGGCCTGGGCGCTGATCTGCTTTGTAGCGACATCAAGTTTGCCGCTTATCTCCTCTTTCGCCTGGGTGAGTTGCTTCACCTGCCCGGCGTTTTGCGGTGCAGCGGCGGCTTGCTGCTTTTCAAACTGCTCCAGCTGATGCTGGCGAGTTTTAAGCTGTTGTTGCAGCTCGCTATTCGCTGTGCGAAACGCCTGTAAGGCTTGTGTATCATCGGCGTGCTTCTGGCTCGTCTGCGTCAACTGTTGCTGGCTGCTTTTGAGCTGCTGCTCCAGCAGGCCTTTCTCACCACGCAGACTTTTTAGCGCGTCGCTCGCATGGGCGATCTTCTGCTTTGTTTCCGCCAGTTGCTGAATGTGTGCCTGTAACTGCTGCGTTAACGACACCTGCTCTTTCGCAGCGGCATCTTGCTTACCGGGCAGTACATCCATCGTGGTGCGCTGCTTTTTCTTCAGCGCGGCGATCTGACGTTGCGCTGATGCAAGTTTACTCTGCAGGCGTTTGATTTCTTCACGCTTTGCCTCGCTCTCTTTCGCCTCACTCTGCATTACGACAGATGGCGCAGGCGTCGCGTTCGGCTGCGCCGAAAGGCGATCGGTCATAAACGGAGATTGAGGCCCAACGGAAATAATCTTCTCTTTATTTAACTGTTCTAATAGTGCAGCCGGGTCGGCACGAACCGCAGAGGGTGAAATAGCTGATAGAAACACAGCTGATGAATATAATAGTTTTCTCATAACTGTTTCAGTGCATTTGCGCGCCGGGACATATTAACGAATACCGCGCTGCGTACGCGCGAGCAAACAACTTCAATTTTGTTATCAATTTCCGTCTTCATTATTTCTGCCGAGTTTTTATCAATAATCGGCTGATTTTTTTTGTAGACTTCATAGCTTTGGTTAAGGGTGGTGAACTGCTGCTTGTAGGTTTCAAAGGCCGTATTGTCGAGCCCCTGCAGGGCGGTGAGCAGTTCGTAGCACTGCTGCGTCTCCTGCTTCTGCGGCGCATCCTGCACCAGCGCGGGAGCTTTTGATTTAACGCAGCCGGTTAATGTAAGCGAGAGACAAAAAGAGAGACATACGTAAGAGATGGGTGAGCGCCGCATAATATCCTCGTCATTCAGGCATTCTTTCACTGAAATAGATGCAGAAAATAAATACAGAAGTAACACGTTCGCCTAATAGCGACGTGCGATGCAAACTATCACGGCAAGATTGAAATAACAATATGAAGGCGCGGCAGCGACGAGGATATTATTTATATATTAAGTGCGAGTAATAATTCAGAAAATAAAATAAATATAACGAATAAAAACTTTCTTATAAATTTGGCGGTAAATTAATAGTGCCGCTTCCTGTTAGCCAGAAAGCGGCAATGCAAACTAGATATGCAGTTCCTGCAGTTTCTCTTTCGGCAGGGCCAGATCATCATTGCTGTTGACGCGCACATCGCGATCGAGAATATGACGCGCGATCTCCTGCGCCTCTTCCAGCGAGTGCATCTGGTATGTACCGCACTGGTAAACGTTCAGCTCAGGGATCTGGTTCTGCTCTTTCACTTTCAGCACGTCAGCCATTGCCGCTTTCCAGGCATCGGCTACACGCTGTTCGTCCGGCGTACCGATCAGGCTCATGTAGAAGCCGGTGCGGCAACCCATTGGCGAG is a genomic window containing:
- the emrA gene encoding multidrug efflux MFS transporter periplasmic adaptor subunit EmrA; translated protein: MSANAESSTPQQPVKKRGKRKGLLLLLTLLFVVIAVAYGIYWFLVLRHFEETDDAYVAGNQVQIMSQVSGSVTKVWADNTDFVQKGDVLVTLDETDARQAFEKAQTQLASSVRQTRQSIINSKQLQASVELKKTALAQAQSDLNRRVPLGSANLIGREELQHARDAVASAQAALDVAVQQYNANQAIVLDTPLEDQPAVKQAATEVRNSWLALQRTKIVSPLTGYVSRRAVQPGAQITTSTPLMAVVPATNLWVDANFKETQLAHMRIGQTATIISDFYGDEVEYKGKVVGLDMGTGSAFSLLPAQNATGNWIKVVQRLPVRVELDAQQLSDHPLRIGLSTTVKVDTSARDGAVLAKQTRTTPAYESNAREINLEPVNTLINNIVKANAG
- the emrB gene encoding multidrug efflux MFS transporter permease subunit EmrB, which translates into the protein MQQKPLEGAQLVIMTIALSLATFMQVLDSTIANVAIPTIAGNLGSSLSQGTWVITSFGVANAISIPITGWLAKRFGEVRLFLWSTVAFAIASWACGVSNSLGMLIFFRVIQGIVAGPLIPLSQSLLLSNYPPAKRSIALALWSMTVIVAPICGPILGGYISDNYHWGWIFFINVPIGALVVLLTLQSLRGRETRTEQRRIDGVGLALLVVGIGSLQVMLDQGKELDWFNSTEIIVLTIVAVISLSFLVVWELTDDNPIVDLSLFKSRNFTIGCLCISLAYMLYFGAIVLLPQLLQEVYGYTATWAGLASAPVGVIPVLLSPIIGRFAHKLDMRRLVTFSFIMYAVCFYWRAYTFEPGMDFGASAWPQFIQGFAVACFFMPLTTITLSGLPPERLAAASSLSNFMRTLAGSIGTSITTTLWTNRESMHHAQLTESVNPYNPNAQEMYNQLQGMGMSQQQSSGWIAQQITNQGLIISANEIFWVSAGVFLILLGLVWFAKPPFGAGSSGGAH
- a CDS encoding FKBP-type peptidyl-prolyl cis-trans isomerase N-terminal domain-containing protein, which produces MTDRLSAQPNATPAPSVVMQSEAKESEAKREEIKRLQSKLASAQRQIAALKKKQRTTMDVLPGKQDAAAKEQVSLTQQLQAHIQQLAETKQKIAHASDALKSLRGEKGLLEQQLKSSQQQLTQTSQKHADDTQALQAFRTANSELQQQLKTRQHQLEQFEKQQAAAAPQNAGQVKQLTQAKEEISGKLDVATKQISAQAARIATLESQLKQRTEEKAQAELKSAAPLAPQKTQGHYLLAENKSSAAKMNYAWGAWFAAKAQQESVTLTHSGQKYLPEAFLQGFQDKFAGSLQMKNDDIEKVLQSLNKKMGDAQKNELAQNKKQAQKLLAEAAKLKGAERTANGIVYLVEKKGQGVALLSSDVIRFRVDEKLSSGKVLSRGAVHSGRVSELPPLMRTGIEKVVVGGRIRIYTPAELAYGEQGIPGMVPPGVASIMTLEILGIVK
- the luxS gene encoding S-ribosylhomocysteine lyase → MPLLDSFTVDHTRMEAPAVRVAKTMNTPHGDAITVFDLRFCIPNQEVMPEKGIHTLEHLFAGFMRNHLNGDGVEIIDISPMGCRTGFYMSLIGTPDEQRVADAWKAAMADVLKVKEQNQIPELNVYQCGTYQMHSLEEAQEIARHILDRDVRVNSNDDLALPKEKLQELHI